The following coding sequences are from one Microtus pennsylvanicus isolate mMicPen1 chromosome 1, mMicPen1.hap1, whole genome shotgun sequence window:
- the Sumf2 gene encoding inactive C-alpha-formylglycine-generating enzyme 2: MRVDSWLVSMGTSFPLWSLLWFLSNLRLQLGSAQAPAMVQLPGGQFLMGTDAPDGRDGEGPAREVTVKSFAIDVFPVTNKDFREFVREKKFQTEAETFGWSFVFEDFVPPALRNQANQMPSVLWWLPVQRAFWRQPAGPGSGIREKLELPVVHVSWNDAVAYCAWRGKRLPTEEEWEFAARGGLKGQVYPWGNKFQPNRTNLWQGKFPKGDRAEDGFHGLSPVSAFPPQNNYGLYDLMGNVWEWTASTYQSAGQDMRVLRGASWIDTADGSANHRARVTTRMGNTPDSASDNLGFRCASSTGQRKEDL, translated from the exons ATGCGTGTTGATTCCTGGCTCGTCAGCATGGGTACCTCGTtccctctctggtctctgctgtGGTTCCTGTCCAATCTCAGACTTCAGCTAG GAAGTGCTCAGGCTCCTGCCATGGTGCAGCTGCCAGGTGGACAATTTTTGATGGGGACCGATGCTCCAGATGGCAGAGACGGCGAAGGGCCTGCCCGGGAAGTGACAGTCAAATCCTTCGCCATTGACGTGTTTCCCGTCACCAATAAAGATTTCAG GGAATTTGTCCGAGAGAAAAAGTTCCAGACCGAGGCAGAGACCTTCGGGTGGAGTTTCGTCTTTGAGGATTTTGTGCCCCCTGCGCTTAGAAATCAAGCAAATCAGATGCCG TCTGTTCTCTGGTGGCTGCCGGTGCAGAGGGCGTTTTGGAGGCAG CCTGCAGGTCCCGGCTCTGGCATCCGAGAAAAACTGGAGCTTCCGGTGGTACACGTGAGCTGGAACGATGCTGTCGCTTACTGTGCATGGCGGGGAAAGCGGTTGCCcacagaggaggagtgggagtTTGCGGCCCGAGGGGGCTTGAAGG GCCAGGTTTATCCATGGGGGAACAAGTTCCAGCCAAACCGCACCAATTTGTGGCAG GGAAAGTTCCCCAAGGGTGACAGAGCTGAAGACGGTTTTCATGGACTGTCACCAGTGAGCGCTTTCCCCCCTCAGAACAACTATG GACTATACGACCTCATGGGCAATGTGTGGGAATGGACGGCGTCCACTTACCAATCTGCTGGCCAGGATATGCGTGTCCTCCGGGGGGCGTCATGGATCGACACCGCTGATGGCTCAGCCAATCACCGGGCTCGGGTCACCACCAG GATGGGCAACACTCCAGATTCCGCCTCAGACAACCTGGGCTTCCGCTGCGCCTCCAGCACAGGCCAACGGAAGGAGGATTTGTAA
- the Cct6a gene encoding T-complex protein 1 subunit zeta: MAAVKTLNPKAEVARAQAALAVNISAARGLQDVLRTNLGPKGTMKMLVSGAGDIKLTKDGNVLLHEMQIQHPTASLIAKVATAQDDITGDGTTSNVLIIGELLKQADLYISEGLHPRIITEGFEAAKERALQFLEQVKVSREMDRETLVDVARTSLRTKVHAELADVLTEAVVDSILAIKKKDEPIDLFMVEIMEMKHKSETDTSLIRGLVLDHGARHPDMKKRVENAYILTCNVSLEYEKTEVNSGFFYKSAEEREKLVKAERKFIEDRVKKIIELKKKVCGDSDKGFVVINQKGIDPFSLDALAKEGIVALRRAKRRNMERLTLACGGVALNSFDDLNPECLGHAGLVYEYTLGEEKFTFIEKCNNPRSVTLLVKGPNKHTLTQIKDAIRDGLRAVKNAIDDGCVVPGAGAVEVAMAEALIKYKPSVKGRAQLGVQAFADALLIIPKVLAQNSGFDLQETLVKVQAEHSESGQLVGVDLNTGEPMVAAEMGVWDNYCVKKQLLHSCTVIATNILLVDEIMRAGMSSLKG, from the exons ATGGCGGCGGTGAAGACCCTCAACCCTAAAGCCGAGGTGGCCCGGGCGCAGGCAGCGCTGGCAGTGAATATCAGCGCGGCACGGGGCCTGCAGGATGTTCTGAGGACCAACTTGGGGCCTAAGGGAACCATGAAGAT GCTTGTTTCTGGTGCTGGAGACATCAAGCTTACCAAAGATGGCAATGTGCTGCTTCACGAAATG cAAATTCAACACCCAACAGCCTCTTTAATAGCGAAAGTAGCTACAGCCCAGGATGACATAACAGGTGATGGCACCACATCCAATGTCCTTATCATTGGGGAGCTGCTGAAACAGGCGGACCTCTACATCTCTGAG GGTCTTCACCCCAGGATAATAACTGAAGGCTTTGAAGCTGCAAAGGAAAGGGCACTCCAGTTTTTGGAACAAGTGAAAGTAAgcagagagatggacagagaaaCACTCGTCGATGTGGCCAGAACATCTCTGCGAACTAAAGTTCATGCTGAACTTGCAGATGTCTTAACAGAG GCTGTGGTAGACTCCATTTTGGCCATTAAGAAAAAAGATGAACCCATTGACCTCTTCATGGTTGAGATCATGGAGATGAAACATAAATCTGAAACTGATACAAG CTTAATCAGAGGACTTGTTTTGGATCATGGAGCACGGCATCCTGATATGAAGAAAAGGGTAGAGAATGCCTACATCCTCACATGCAATGTGTCTTTGGAGTATGAGAAAAC agAAGTGAATTCTGGGTTCTTTTATAAGAGTgcggaagagagagaaaagctagTAAAAGCTGAAAGGAAGTTCATTGAAGACAGGGTTAAAAAGATAATAGAGCTGAAAAAGAAAGTCTGTGGTGACTCAGATAAGGGATTTGTCGTCATTAATCAAAAG ggGATTGACCCCTTTTCCTTAGATGCCCTTGCAAAAGAAGGCATTGTGGCTCTGCGTCGGGCCAAGAGGAGAAACATGGAGAG GCTGACACTTGCTTGTGGTGGGGTGGCTCTGAATTCCTTTGATGACCTGAATCCTGAATGTTTGGGACATGCGGGTCTTGTCTATGAGTATACCTTG GGTGAAGAGAAGTTCACCTTTATTGAGAAATGTAATAATCCCCGTTCTGTCACATTGCTGGTTAAAGGACCAAATAAGCACACACTGACTCAAATCAAGGATGCTATAAGAGATGGCTTGAGGGCTGTCAAAAATGCCATCGATGATG GCTGTGTTGTCCCCGGTGCTGGTGCAGTAGAAGTGGCAATGGCGGAAGCTCTGATTAAATACAAGCCCAGTGTGAAGGGCAGGGCTCAGCTTGGAGTGCAGGCATTTGCGGACGCCTTGCTCATTATTCCCAAG GTTCTTGCGCAGAATTCTGGTTTTGACCTTCAGGAAACACTAGTCAAAGTTCAAGCTGAGCATTCAGAATCGGGTCAACTAGTGGGTGTGGACTTGAACACAG GTGAGCCGATGGTGGCAGCAGAGATGGGTGTGTGGGATAACTACTGTGTGAAGAAACAGCTGCTTCACTCCTGTACTGTGATTGCCACCAACATTCTCCTGGTGGATGAGATCATGAGAGCCGGGATGTCCTCCCTGAAAGGTTGA